One window from the genome of Candidatus Synechococcus calcipolaris G9 encodes:
- a CDS encoding putative bifunctional diguanylate cyclase/phosphodiesterase, whose translation MTDPFELMNWHKKTKYPFILLILLMVAGVYFFVYATGGVKYVFPHSMYLPIIFSAIVFGIAGGLLSAILGGIVLGPFMPIDTMTGETQQTINWLYRMGFFALVGSIVGFASDRMLFYVKQIKWLANYDSTTGLPNRISMENFIQSLPDLSEKNRCSHFLLGIALSNADEIEMHFGANAVNQVFSHLACLASSELPSNPSVYRLGHNCLGVVLLETTETDMRQKTENLKKALQKPFAFGSLHLHGDIYLGSVVLESAINEPGKYIEKVRYAVSEATAKKQQGEIVVCSEHDARIRENIELLGELMDGLQAGQLTMHYQPKVITQTGYIYGAEALMRWNHPVRGKIPPNLFIPRAEESTLIDQITYFAMDQALGQIATWEQNGLKGMQIAVNISTRNLMSHDFDKTVRQLLDSHGVKGENLELEITENSFMEYVESSLEKLTTLSKSNIVLSIDDFGTGYSSLQYLAKLPISVIKIDQAFIRGLPNNVGAKYIVEAAINLAHKLDMKVVAEGVETLGAYDFLRNVGCDIIQGYYASRPITAGEFNTLYQECGGRLLQV comes from the coding sequence ATGACAGACCCATTTGAACTAATGAATTGGCATAAAAAAACAAAATATCCTTTCATTCTGCTGATTCTTTTGATGGTTGCGGGGGTTTACTTTTTCGTTTACGCCACAGGCGGAGTCAAGTATGTATTTCCGCATTCGATGTACTTACCAATTATCTTTTCTGCCATTGTTTTTGGGATAGCAGGAGGGCTACTATCTGCAATATTAGGGGGCATAGTTTTAGGCCCATTCATGCCCATAGACACCATGACGGGTGAAACGCAACAGACGATTAATTGGCTGTACCGGATGGGCTTTTTCGCACTTGTTGGTTCGATCGTAGGCTTTGCCAGTGATCGGATGCTTTTCTACGTAAAACAAATCAAATGGCTTGCCAATTATGACTCAACAACTGGACTACCTAATAGAATTTCGATGGAGAACTTTATTCAGAGTTTACCCGATCTATCCGAAAAAAACCGTTGTTCACATTTCTTACTAGGTATTGCACTGTCGAACGCAGACGAAATTGAAATGCATTTTGGGGCAAATGCTGTTAATCAAGTATTTTCCCATCTAGCCTGTTTAGCCAGCAGTGAATTGCCCAGCAACCCTTCTGTGTACCGTCTAGGCCACAATTGCCTTGGGGTAGTGTTGTTGGAAACTACCGAAACCGATATGAGGCAGAAGACGGAGAATCTGAAAAAAGCACTTCAAAAGCCGTTCGCCTTTGGTAGTCTGCACCTTCATGGCGATATTTACCTCGGAAGCGTGGTGCTAGAAAGTGCCATCAATGAGCCTGGAAAATATATTGAAAAAGTACGCTACGCCGTATCAGAAGCAACCGCAAAAAAACAGCAAGGTGAGATCGTTGTCTGCTCTGAACACGATGCGAGAATACGAGAAAATATTGAGTTACTGGGCGAACTGATGGATGGATTGCAAGCTGGGCAGTTAACCATGCACTATCAACCCAAGGTAATCACGCAAACCGGCTATATTTATGGTGCCGAGGCACTGATGCGCTGGAATCACCCTGTTCGTGGAAAGATACCCCCAAACCTATTCATACCCCGTGCCGAAGAAAGCACACTCATTGATCAAATCACCTATTTTGCAATGGATCAGGCACTAGGCCAAATCGCAACGTGGGAGCAAAATGGCCTGAAAGGTATGCAAATAGCGGTGAACATCTCAACACGTAATCTAATGAGTCATGATTTCGACAAAACGGTTCGCCAGTTACTAGATAGCCACGGTGTAAAAGGAGAAAATCTGGAGCTGGAAATTACCGAGAATTCGTTCATGGAATATGTTGAAAGCAGTCTCGAAAAGTTAACTACACTATCTAAGTCGAATATAGTTTTATCAATAGATGATTTTGGTACGGGGTATTCATCCCTACAGTACCTAGCCAAGTTGCCTATTTCCGTCATCAAGATCGATCAAGCCTTTATTCGCGGTTTACCAAACAATGTTGGAGCAAAATATATTGTGGAAGCAGCCATAAATTTGGCACACAAGTTGGATATGAAGGTTGTTGCGGAAGGGGTGGAGACCTTAGGCGCATACGATTTTCTTAGAAATGTAGGTTGCGACATAATACAAGGGTATTATGCCAGTCGCCCGATTACGGCCGGTGAATTCAATACACTGTACCAGGAATGTGGCGGTCGGCTTTTGCAAGTCTAG
- the ligA gene encoding NAD-dependent DNA ligase LigA — MAAIPEQEKAHHLRQLLQEASYAYYALDQPIMEDAVYDQLYRELATLEADYPDLITPDSPTQRVGERPASQFVSVTHGTPLYSLENAFSWSDMVAWRDRWQRYWRSNQGDLPEDRSYGCELKIDGAALALTYENGCLVRGATRGDGITGEDITSNVRTIRSIPLRLNLREPPPLLEIRGEAFLPLDVFHQINRDRQDQGDPLFANPRNATAGTLRQLDSQIVSQRQLDFFAYTLHGPKGFLLSLETQIQCLEALKQMGFRVNPHWQHCSTLEVIQAYYDRWQTDRLSLPYLTDGVVIKLNAMHLQEGLGFTQKFPRWAIAWKYEPEQAITQVLNISVNVGRTGALTPVAELKPVQLAGTTVARATLHNGDRLAQLDLHIGDTVVIHKAGEIIPEVLRVFPELRPQDACSFQLPDHCPECHEPVVQPKDEAVSRCINTDCPAIVRGAIVHWVSRDALDIDGMGEKLVRQLVVTGLVHTPADLYGLTLEELAGLERMGQKSAANVFNAIDRSRERPWSRVLYGLGIRHVGVVNAQLLSETFPSAPSLAQAEQGAIAQIHGIGPEIAQSVYQWFRIPRHQHLIQSLEKAGLTLATASPGLSQTPEIDPTLRGKTFVITGTLPTLSRDEAKNLIQNHGGNVSDSVSKKTNYLVVGEKAGSKLKKATTLGITCLNETELLEMLR; from the coding sequence ATGGCTGCAATCCCTGAGCAAGAAAAAGCCCATCACCTACGGCAACTCCTCCAGGAGGCCAGCTACGCCTACTATGCGCTGGATCAGCCCATTATGGAGGATGCCGTCTATGACCAGTTATATCGGGAGTTGGCAACCCTAGAGGCAGACTATCCCGATCTGATTACCCCCGACAGCCCAACCCAACGGGTTGGTGAAAGGCCGGCGAGTCAATTTGTCAGCGTGACCCACGGCACTCCCCTCTACAGTCTTGAAAATGCCTTTAGCTGGTCAGATATGGTAGCCTGGCGCGATCGCTGGCAACGGTATTGGCGCAGTAATCAGGGGGACTTACCGGAAGATAGGAGCTATGGCTGTGAACTCAAAATTGATGGAGCCGCCCTAGCCCTGACCTACGAAAATGGCTGTTTAGTGCGGGGTGCAACTCGGGGAGATGGTATCACTGGCGAAGATATTACGAGCAATGTGCGTACCATTCGCTCCATTCCCCTCCGTCTCAATTTAAGGGAGCCGCCCCCCCTACTGGAAATTCGAGGAGAGGCATTTTTACCCCTTGATGTGTTTCATCAGATCAACCGCGATCGCCAAGATCAGGGAGATCCCCTTTTTGCCAATCCCCGCAATGCCACCGCCGGTACCCTACGCCAACTGGATAGCCAAATTGTCTCCCAACGTCAACTGGATTTTTTTGCCTATACTCTCCATGGGCCCAAGGGTTTTCTTCTGTCCCTGGAAACCCAAATCCAATGCCTAGAAGCCCTAAAACAGATGGGTTTTCGAGTAAATCCCCACTGGCAGCACTGTTCTACCCTAGAAGTAATCCAGGCCTACTACGATCGCTGGCAAACCGATCGGCTTTCCCTGCCCTATTTAACCGATGGGGTGGTGATCAAACTCAATGCCATGCACCTGCAAGAAGGTCTGGGGTTTACCCAAAAATTTCCCCGCTGGGCGATCGCCTGGAAGTATGAACCGGAACAAGCCATTACCCAGGTTCTCAATATCAGTGTCAATGTAGGGCGTACCGGTGCCCTCACCCCCGTGGCCGAACTCAAGCCTGTCCAATTAGCCGGAACCACCGTGGCCCGAGCTACCCTCCACAATGGCGATCGCCTGGCCCAATTAGACCTTCACATTGGCGATACCGTGGTTATTCATAAAGCCGGAGAAATTATCCCCGAAGTCCTGCGCGTCTTTCCCGAATTGCGACCCCAGGATGCCTGCTCCTTTCAACTACCGGATCACTGCCCGGAATGCCATGAACCCGTTGTCCAGCCCAAGGATGAAGCCGTTAGTCGTTGCATTAATACCGATTGTCCCGCCATTGTCCGGGGGGCCATTGTCCATTGGGTAAGCCGGGATGCCCTAGATATTGATGGCATGGGGGAAAAACTGGTACGCCAATTAGTGGTAACGGGCCTAGTCCATACCCCAGCGGATCTCTATGGTCTGACCCTTGAGGAGTTAGCCGGGTTAGAGCGCATGGGGCAAAAGTCCGCCGCCAATGTTTTCAACGCCATCGATCGCTCCCGTGAACGGCCCTGGAGTCGGGTGTTGTATGGCTTAGGCATTCGCCATGTCGGAGTCGTCAATGCCCAACTGCTCAGTGAAACCTTTCCCAGTGCCCCTAGTCTCGCCCAAGCGGAACAGGGGGCGATCGCCCAGATCCATGGTATTGGCCCAGAAATTGCCCAGTCCGTTTACCAATGGTTTCGGATTCCCCGCCATCAACACCTAATTCAATCCCTAGAAAAAGCCGGACTAACCCTCGCCACCGCCTCCCCAGGCCTATCCCAAACCCCTGAAATTGACCCAACCCTGAGGGGCAAAACCTTTGTGATCACCGGAACCCTGCCCACCCTCAGTCGTGATGAAGCCAAAAACTTGATCCAAAACCATGGCGGCAACGTCAGCGACAGCGTTAGTAAAAAGACAAATTATCTTGTGGTGGGTGAAAAAGCAGGCAGCAAACTCAAAAAAGCCACCACCTTGGGCATCACCTGTCTCAATGAAACAGAACTTTTAGAAATGCTGCGTTGA
- a CDS encoding HAD family hydrolase, which translates to MIKTINLQCHLQGHTSPHQFNQVQGVVFDKDGTLAQSEGFLAHLARRRARRVDAMVPGTQEPLLLAFGVERDHLNPSGLQAVGSRYENMIAAAAYIAETGISWFEARTLAQQAFAEADAHESAKASQTPLIPGVMDLVQHLAAAAIPLAVLSADSTANVQEFLQTYELDTYFTQARGIEPPLAKPDPAPLLHLCQDLGIAPAATLVIGDGDGDMAMAQRAGAMGLAVTWGWTVTPQFSQTNIVVDRPDALQVVAG; encoded by the coding sequence ATGATTAAAACAATCAATCTCCAATGTCACCTTCAAGGTCACACTTCTCCCCATCAATTTAATCAGGTTCAAGGGGTTGTCTTTGATAAAGATGGAACCCTCGCCCAGTCGGAAGGCTTTTTAGCCCATTTAGCCCGTCGTCGGGCACGCCGTGTGGATGCCATGGTTCCAGGAACCCAAGAGCCTCTCTTACTTGCCTTTGGGGTGGAGCGGGATCACCTGAACCCCAGTGGATTACAAGCGGTGGGAAGCCGTTATGAAAATATGATTGCGGCGGCGGCCTACATTGCGGAAACGGGTATCAGTTGGTTTGAGGCCCGTACCCTGGCCCAACAAGCCTTTGCAGAAGCTGATGCCCATGAATCTGCTAAAGCCAGTCAAACACCGCTCATTCCGGGTGTGATGGACTTAGTGCAACACCTTGCGGCTGCAGCTATTCCCCTGGCGGTGTTATCGGCGGATAGTACAGCTAATGTTCAAGAGTTCTTACAGACCTATGAATTAGATACATATTTTACCCAAGCAAGGGGGATAGAACCGCCTCTGGCAAAACCAGATCCGGCCCCCCTCCTCCACCTGTGCCAGGATTTAGGAATTGCACCGGCAGCTACCTTGGTCATTGGGGATGGAGATGGGGATATGGCCATGGCTCAACGGGCTGGAGCAATGGGATTGGCTGTGACCTGGGGATGGACGGTAACGCCCCAGTTTAGTCAAACGAATATCGTTGTTGATCGGCCTGATGCCCTTCAGGTTGTTGCCGGATAA
- a CDS encoding prepilin-type N-terminal cleavage/methylation domain-containing protein — protein MYDATGAMMMPRFFLGRYIALDFSLEQQGKNNGFTLTELMVGVAIAGVVIASLGFALVTLMGIDQTSQSDGDRRVEIDRTLSYLSNDIRQARSVNLPTGYTVNPTACATNTPVLHLRNPDNTNTVYYIRDISGCNNIVWLKPNMIYRVQRTTGGLDLPDPPHAIPNNVGNEIMDAVQPPTTAFTCPSGEQAGANGFYVCLENSRSLTIHLFGRGSQGQTMPVQSTRVAVRGS, from the coding sequence TTGTACGACGCTACAGGTGCAATGATGATGCCACGGTTTTTCTTAGGGCGATATATTGCCTTAGATTTTTCCTTAGAGCAACAGGGTAAAAATAATGGGTTTACCCTCACGGAATTAATGGTGGGGGTGGCGATCGCGGGGGTGGTGATTGCCTCGCTCGGGTTTGCCCTCGTCACCTTGATGGGCATTGATCAAACCAGTCAATCCGATGGCGATCGCCGCGTTGAGATTGATCGCACCCTCAGCTATTTATCTAACGATATCCGCCAGGCCCGCAGTGTCAATTTACCCACGGGCTATACGGTGAATCCTACGGCCTGTGCCACCAATACCCCAGTGCTACACCTGCGGAATCCCGATAATACCAACACAGTGTATTACATCCGCGATATTAGTGGCTGTAATAATATTGTCTGGCTCAAACCCAACATGATTTATCGCGTACAACGGACAACGGGCGGGCTGGATTTACCGGATCCCCCCCATGCCATTCCCAATAATGTCGGTAATGAAATCATGGATGCCGTTCAGCCGCCAACAACGGCTTTTACCTGCCCCAGTGGTGAACAAGCAGGAGCCAATGGTTTTTATGTTTGCCTTGAAAACTCGCGCTCCCTCACCATTCATCTTTTTGGGCGGGGAAGCCAGGGGCAAACCATGCCAGTTCAATCCACACGGGTGGCAGTGCGGGGAAGCTAG
- a CDS encoding NUDIX hydrolase, producing MPYTYLYPRPALTVDCVVFGLDDEDIKILLIQRDLPPFGGQWALPGGFVRLDETLDEAAQRELQEETGIENIFLEQFYAFGDRDRDPRERVVTVAYYGLVNLWDHHIQAATDARDAAWFPFRQIPKLPFDHDKIVTMASDRLQGKVRREPIGFELLPKKFTLTQLQKLYEKILGQPLDKRNFRKKILKMHLLIELDEIQDNVPHRAARLYQFDPQKYEALKQQGFNFEI from the coding sequence ATGCCCTATACCTATCTATATCCGCGGCCGGCATTAACGGTGGATTGTGTCGTTTTTGGCCTAGATGACGAAGATATTAAGATCCTATTGATTCAGCGGGACCTACCCCCCTTTGGCGGCCAGTGGGCCCTACCAGGGGGATTTGTGCGCCTAGACGAAACCCTAGATGAAGCGGCGCAGAGGGAACTTCAGGAAGAAACGGGTATCGAAAACATTTTCCTAGAGCAGTTTTATGCCTTTGGCGATCGCGATCGAGACCCACGGGAGCGGGTGGTGACAGTTGCCTATTACGGATTAGTAAATCTGTGGGATCATCACATCCAGGCTGCCACCGATGCCAGAGATGCGGCTTGGTTTCCCTTTCGGCAAATTCCGAAGCTCCCCTTCGATCACGATAAAATTGTGACCATGGCCAGCGATCGCCTCCAGGGAAAAGTGCGGCGGGAACCCATTGGTTTTGAACTCTTACCCAAAAAGTTTACCCTTACCCAACTGCAAAAACTCTATGAGAAAATTCTGGGGCAGCCCTTAGACAAACGTAATTTTCGCAAAAAGATATTAAAGATGCATCTACTCATTGAACTGGATGAAATCCAAGATAATGTTCCCCATCGAGCAGCAAGGCTGTATCAGTTTGATCCACAAAAATACGAGGCCCTTAAACAACAAGGGTTTAACTTTGAAATTTAA
- a CDS encoding NifU family protein has translation MAATLELCSENVETVLDELRPYLMADGGNVELVEIEGPVVKLRLQGACGSCPSSTMTLRMGIERKLKESIPEIAEVEQVF, from the coding sequence ATGGCAGCAACCCTTGAGCTTTGTTCTGAAAACGTTGAAACCGTTCTCGATGAATTGCGCCCTTATTTAATGGCTGATGGCGGGAATGTGGAGCTTGTGGAAATTGAAGGGCCCGTGGTCAAATTACGCCTCCAGGGGGCCTGCGGCTCTTGCCCCAGTTCAACGATGACGTTGCGGATGGGTATTGAGCGCAAACTTAAAGAATCGATTCCTGAAATTGCCGAAGTTGAGCAGGTATTTTAA
- a CDS encoding proteasome-type protease, with amino-acid sequence MTYCLGIITRTGLVMAADSRTNAGVDYISTYQKLFDFSVPGERAIILSSAGNLAMTQEVLTLMQRDLKGQAEISLHTLPNMYEIARYIGGKMRQVTDSNRQWLQQDQIDYQCTFLLGGQIRGEGHVLYLIYSQGNFLHATPETPFLQIGETKYGKPILDRTLNYEISATAAAKCALLSLDSTMKSNISVGPPFSMVMYEADSFLVKHRAEFVLGDPFLVKVRKFWETSLRQAFEAMPDIQWHEKLEHPAPMDSPASESVRDDR; translated from the coding sequence ATGACCTATTGCTTAGGAATTATTACCCGTACTGGCCTGGTGATGGCGGCGGATTCCCGCACAAATGCTGGGGTTGACTATATTTCTACCTATCAAAAGCTCTTTGACTTTTCCGTACCAGGAGAGCGAGCGATTATCCTTTCTTCTGCGGGTAATTTGGCAATGACCCAAGAGGTCTTAACCCTGATGCAGCGGGACTTAAAGGGCCAGGCAGAAATCAGTTTACACACCTTGCCCAATATGTATGAGATCGCCCGCTATATCGGCGGCAAAATGCGCCAAGTCACGGATTCCAATCGCCAGTGGCTCCAGCAGGATCAAATTGACTATCAATGTACCTTTCTCCTCGGTGGTCAAATTCGCGGTGAGGGGCACGTTCTCTATCTGATCTATAGTCAGGGGAACTTTCTCCATGCCACGCCGGAAACTCCCTTTTTGCAGATTGGTGAAACCAAGTATGGTAAACCCATTCTCGATCGCACCCTAAACTATGAAATCTCGGCTACGGCGGCGGCGAAGTGCGCGCTACTGTCCCTAGATTCGACAATGAAATCCAATATTTCGGTGGGGCCGCCCTTTAGTATGGTGATGTACGAAGCAGATAGCTTTTTAGTCAAACACCGGGCAGAGTTTGTGCTTGGGGATCCCTTCCTCGTCAAGGTGCGTAAATTTTGGGAAACCTCATTACGGCAAGCATTTGAGGCCATGCCTGACATTCAATGGCATGAAAAGCTAGAGCATCCAGCCCCCATGGATAGCCCCGCCTCGGAATCTGTTCGGGACGATCGCTAA
- a CDS encoding fasciclin domain-containing protein: MPNIVDIAASNPDFSTLLTAIKVAGLVEALQQPGPFTVFAPNDAAFAKLPPGTVQTLVQNPPQLARILTYHVAAGRYTQNELIQMGTIPSLEGAPIPMNGTDGFEVKNATVLAADIPADNGIIHVLDNVILMG, from the coding sequence ATGCCTAATATTGTTGATATTGCTGCCAGTAACCCCGACTTTTCCACCCTCTTGACGGCCATTAAGGTAGCGGGTCTAGTTGAAGCCCTCCAGCAACCCGGCCCATTTACGGTTTTTGCCCCCAATGACGCGGCCTTTGCCAAACTACCCCCAGGAACGGTACAAACCCTCGTTCAAAATCCGCCCCAACTGGCCCGAATTCTGACATACCATGTAGCAGCAGGGCGTTACACCCAAAACGAGTTAATTCAAATGGGAACCATCCCCTCCCTAGAAGGCGCGCCGATTCCCATGAATGGCACCGATGGTTTTGAGGTCAAAAATGCGACGGTATTGGCGGCGGATATTCCAGCAGATAACGGTATTATTCATGTGCTGGATAATGTTATTTTGATGGGCTGA
- a CDS encoding CRR6 family NdhI maturation factor, translated as MAVTISLTPEAIDTLDLTPALVQIDPWLTSAKILDYEQQIQFEIDYPRPREQPDLELSQIAPVRLWFIRLDTVYPWLPFLLDWRSGELVRYAAMLVPHEFHPRQGIQYNPQALDMFVMAKVFILWKWLSEQGVPAAGKIKAMAEMFGYELDMGLFKLLQHSP; from the coding sequence ATGGCGGTAACGATCTCCTTGACTCCAGAGGCGATCGATACCCTGGATTTGACCCCTGCCTTGGTGCAGATCGATCCTTGGTTGACATCGGCGAAGATTCTGGACTATGAACAGCAGATCCAATTTGAGATCGATTATCCTCGCCCTAGGGAACAACCAGATTTAGAACTTTCTCAGATTGCGCCGGTGCGTCTCTGGTTTATTCGCCTAGATACGGTGTATCCCTGGTTGCCCTTTTTACTGGACTGGCGATCGGGGGAATTGGTTCGCTATGCGGCAATGTTAGTGCCCCATGAATTTCACCCCCGTCAGGGCATTCAGTATAATCCCCAAGCCTTGGATATGTTTGTGATGGCCAAGGTCTTTATCCTGTGGAAATGGCTCTCGGAGCAAGGCGTTCCCGCAGCAGGCAAAATTAAAGCCATGGCGGAAATGTTTGGCTATGAGTTAGATATGGGGTTGTTCAAACTTTTGCAACATTCCCCCTGA
- a CDS encoding UbiD family decarboxylase, protein MTQDLRNFLQILEQRGQLQRIKAAVDPDLEIAEIANRLLQAGGPALLFENVQGSPFPVAINLLGTLERVCWAMGMEQPQELEALGQKLGMLQQPKPPKKISQAIDFGKVLFDVVKAKPSRDLFPPCQQVVVQGPDLDLQQLPLIRPYPGDAAKIITLGLVITKDCETGIPNVGVYRLQLQSAKTMTVHWLSVRGGARHLRKAAAQGKKLEIAISLGVHPLVIMAAATPIPVDLSEWLFAGLYGGGGIHLAKCKTLDLEVPALSEMVLEGTITPGEVLPDGPCGDHMGYYGGIEDSPLIRFHCLTHRKQPTYLTTFSGRPPKEEAMMALALNRIYTPILRQQVSEIVDFFLPMEALSYKAAIISIDKAYPGQARRAALAFWSALPQFTYTKFVIVVDKEINIRDPRQVVWAISSKVDPVRDVFILPETPFDTLDFASEKIGLGGRMGIDATTKIPPETNHDWGEPLVSDPDIAALVDRRWSEYGLADIPLDQVPAYLFGYDLP, encoded by the coding sequence ATGACTCAAGATCTGCGAAATTTCCTGCAAATCCTAGAGCAACGGGGTCAACTCCAGCGAATTAAGGCAGCGGTTGATCCCGATCTGGAAATTGCGGAAATTGCCAACCGACTTCTCCAGGCAGGGGGGCCAGCCCTCCTCTTTGAAAATGTGCAGGGATCCCCTTTTCCGGTTGCCATTAATCTTTTGGGAACCCTAGAACGGGTCTGTTGGGCCATGGGTATGGAGCAGCCCCAAGAACTAGAAGCCCTGGGCCAAAAACTAGGCATGCTCCAGCAACCTAAGCCCCCGAAGAAAATTTCCCAGGCGATTGATTTTGGTAAAGTTCTCTTTGATGTGGTTAAGGCTAAACCTAGCCGGGATTTGTTTCCCCCCTGTCAGCAGGTAGTGGTGCAGGGGCCAGACCTGGATCTACAACAATTGCCGTTGATTCGTCCCTATCCGGGGGATGCGGCCAAAATCATTACTCTGGGTCTGGTCATTACCAAAGATTGTGAAACGGGTATTCCCAATGTGGGGGTGTATCGGCTGCAATTGCAATCGGCTAAAACCATGACCGTTCATTGGCTCTCGGTGCGCGGTGGGGCCCGCCACTTACGCAAAGCAGCGGCACAGGGTAAAAAACTTGAGATTGCGATCTCCCTGGGGGTTCATCCCTTGGTAATTATGGCCGCAGCAACCCCAATTCCGGTGGACTTATCGGAATGGTTATTTGCGGGTCTTTATGGAGGTGGTGGAATTCACCTAGCAAAGTGCAAAACCCTTGATTTAGAAGTTCCGGCCCTCTCGGAAATGGTCTTAGAAGGAACCATTACCCCTGGGGAGGTCTTGCCAGACGGCCCCTGTGGGGATCACATGGGCTACTACGGTGGCATTGAAGATTCGCCCCTAATTCGCTTCCATTGTTTAACCCATCGGAAGCAGCCCACCTACCTGACGACATTTAGTGGCCGTCCCCCCAAGGAAGAGGCCATGATGGCCCTAGCCCTAAACCGAATTTATACGCCAATTCTGCGACAGCAGGTTTCAGAAATTGTAGATTTCTTTTTACCTATGGAGGCCCTCAGTTACAAAGCGGCCATTATTTCCATTGATAAGGCTTATCCTGGCCAAGCACGGCGGGCAGCCCTGGCCTTTTGGAGTGCCCTGCCCCAATTTACCTACACAAAATTCGTGATTGTTGTCGATAAAGAGATCAATATTCGGGATCCACGCCAAGTGGTCTGGGCCATTAGCTCCAAGGTGGATCCAGTACGGGATGTGTTTATTTTGCCGGAAACCCCCTTTGATACCCTGGACTTTGCCAGTGAAAAAATTGGCCTGGGCGGTCGCATGGGAATTGATGCCACTACCAAAATTCCCCCGGAAACCAACCATGATTGGGGTGAACCCCTGGTGTCGGACCCAGATATTGCGGCCCTAGTAGATCGCCGCTGGTCAGAGTATGGCCTGGCGGATATTCCCCTGGATCAGGTTCCTGCCTATCTTTTTGGTTATGATTTGCCTTAG
- a CDS encoding pilus assembly FimT family protein, with amino-acid sequence MLPLNVRRWNRGVTLPEILAVVVIIGILAAISLPSFLSWLNDRRVRDALVKVEGAMKEAQREAIRQGRQCDLIINTSSNGSITGSCLVTGPRTFGDPALPFLTPIQLRSNRNDYSFFVNGTTNSTATLVVALPTGEATQRCFVLSNGVGMMRKGTYQDSDTVGATAANCTTLQVQ; translated from the coding sequence ATGCTGCCCTTAAATGTCCGTAGGTGGAATCGGGGCGTGACCCTGCCGGAAATTTTAGCCGTTGTGGTGATTATTGGTATTTTGGCGGCCATTAGTTTGCCGAGTTTTTTATCCTGGCTCAACGATCGCCGGGTACGGGATGCCCTTGTCAAAGTGGAAGGGGCGATGAAGGAGGCCCAACGGGAAGCAATCCGTCAAGGCCGCCAGTGTGACTTAATCATTAATACCAGTAGTAACGGATCAATTACGGGAAGTTGTTTAGTGACGGGGCCACGGACTTTTGGCGATCCTGCCCTGCCCTTTCTCACTCCGATTCAGCTTCGCAGTAATCGCAACGACTATAGTTTTTTTGTGAATGGCACTACCAATTCGACGGCAACCCTGGTTGTGGCCTTACCTACGGGTGAAGCAACCCAGCGTTGCTTTGTCCTATCCAATGGGGTGGGGATGATGCGGAAGGGAACCTATCAAGATAGCGATACGGTGGGAGCTACCGCAGCCAATTGTACGACGCTACAGGTGCAATGA